The following are from one region of the Myxocyprinus asiaticus isolate MX2 ecotype Aquarium Trade chromosome 2, UBuf_Myxa_2, whole genome shotgun sequence genome:
- the LOC127412820 gene encoding pro-adrenomedullin-like — translation MQLILQSVFCCCLLVTVAPSVDSAKHDLRQVLKRSIWLQRSKRDLSFEKSQFVRPDDVRDKLMPHSSTDISMRTKRSKNSINQSRRPGCSLGTCSVHVLAHRLHDLNNKLKIGNAPADKISPLGYGRRRRSVPDKVVTLRQEGNRLRPAWSSSDSQSRLQKLEALLRRT, via the exons ATGCAACTGATTCTACAGTCCGTCTTCTGTTGCTGCCTGCTGGTTACCGTTGCACCCAGTGTGGACAGTGCGAAACATGACCTGAGACAAGTTTTGAAGAGAAG TATCTGGCTGCAGAGATCAAAAAGGGATTTGAGTTTCGAGAAGAGCCAATTTGTCAGACCAGATGATGTGAGAGACAAATTGATGCCACATTCAAG CACTGACATCAGTATGAGGACAAAACGCTCCAAGAACTCCATCAACCAGTCCAGGAGACCGGGCTGCTCGCTTGGCACCTGCTCAGTGCATGTCCTGGCACACCGCCTCCATGAcctcaacaacaaactcaagattGGAAATGCACCCGCTGACAAGATCAGTCCCTTGGGTTACGGCCGGCGGCGAAGGTCTGTTCCAGATAAAGTAGTGACCCTGCGACAGGAGGGCAACAGGCTGCGGCCAGCATGGAGCAGCTCGGACTCTCAATCACGGCTGCAAAAGTTGGAAGCACTTCTCAGACGGACGTGA